A genomic stretch from bacterium includes:
- a CDS encoding isocitrate lyase/phosphoenolpyruvate mutase family protein, giving the protein MPSVADKRRVFRRLHESGCFVIPNPWDVGTTRYLQHLGFKALATTSAGAAFSMGLPDADWALTRDPMLAHIRSIVDAADVPVNADFESGYADEPAELAQNVLRCVETGVAGLSIEDSTGDASRPLYPFDLAVARIRAARAAIDQVGGDVLLVGRTEGFIAGAPDLDETLRRLKAYATAGADCLYAPGIHTREQIRAVVEAVAPKPVNLLIGGAIGLTVNDAADLGVRRISVGGALARTAWRGFMRAARDLAAGKFDSFSDAASGADLNRLFTDDAKRRLPS; this is encoded by the coding sequence ATGCCGTCCGTTGCCGACAAACGCCGCGTGTTTCGCCGGCTCCATGAGTCCGGATGCTTTGTCATTCCCAACCCCTGGGACGTCGGGACGACGCGCTACCTCCAGCATCTCGGGTTCAAGGCGCTTGCGACCACGAGCGCGGGGGCGGCGTTCTCGATGGGGCTGCCCGATGCGGACTGGGCACTGACGCGAGATCCGATGCTTGCCCACATCCGCTCGATCGTGGACGCGGCTGATGTACCCGTGAACGCGGACTTCGAGTCGGGGTATGCAGACGAGCCCGCGGAACTTGCCCAAAACGTGCTGCGGTGCGTCGAGACAGGCGTTGCAGGGCTGTCAATTGAGGATTCGACCGGCGACGCATCGAGGCCGCTGTATCCGTTCGACCTTGCCGTGGCCCGCATCCGCGCGGCGCGCGCCGCGATCGATCAGGTTGGTGGCGATGTGTTGCTCGTCGGCCGGACTGAAGGGTTCATCGCCGGGGCACCCGACCTTGACGAAACGCTGCGGAGGTTGAAGGCGTATGCGACGGCTGGTGCCGATTGTCTGTACGCGCCCGGGATTCACACGCGCGAGCAGATCCGGGCGGTGGTCGAGGCAGTGGCGCCGAAGCCGGTCAATCTCCTGATCGGCGGCGCGATCGGGCTGACGGTCAACGACGCGGCAGATCTCGGAGTTCGTCGGATCAGCGTTGGCGGTGCGCTTGCGCGGACCGCCTGGCGCGGGTTCATGCGCGCGGCGCGGGATCTCGCCGCCGGGAAGTTCGACAGTTTTTCGGACGCAGCGTCGGGAGCCGATCTTAACCGCCTGTTTACCGACGACGCAAAACGCCGCTTGCCATCCTAG
- a CDS encoding alpha/beta family hydrolase: MADQVIPPSVRDDPCQLQLEALAHPVSAVWTRARRPCADCVLAHGAGAGMTHPFLMGAAHEMAGAGISVLRFNFPYMESRRRLPGSAASLVEPWRAVLAHVAQDGNRPVVAAGKSMGGRVASMLAAQETDAFAAAGLVFFGYPLHPAGKPGQLRDAHLPHIRRPMLFIQGSRDALARIDLIEAVVDRLRPLARLHVVPGADHSFRAPREPRSQEDLGRAIGRIAGEFIRELVST, translated from the coding sequence ATGGCTGACCAGGTCATCCCGCCGAGCGTGCGCGACGATCCGTGTCAGCTCCAGCTCGAGGCCCTGGCCCATCCCGTGTCCGCTGTGTGGACTCGCGCGCGCCGGCCATGTGCCGATTGCGTTCTTGCCCATGGTGCCGGCGCTGGAATGACGCATCCGTTTCTAATGGGGGCTGCTCACGAGATGGCCGGTGCCGGTATCTCGGTGCTGCGCTTCAACTTTCCGTACATGGAGTCCCGACGGCGCCTTCCCGGATCCGCCGCGTCGCTGGTCGAGCCCTGGCGCGCCGTGCTCGCCCATGTCGCGCAGGATGGAAACCGGCCGGTAGTTGCCGCCGGGAAATCGATGGGCGGTCGGGTGGCGTCGATGCTGGCCGCCCAGGAAACGGACGCGTTCGCTGCGGCGGGGTTGGTGTTCTTCGGATATCCGCTGCATCCGGCGGGCAAGCCCGGACAACTGCGGGACGCCCATCTCCCGCACATCCGTCGCCCGATGCTCTTCATCCAGGGCAGCCGGGACGCCCTCGCGAGGATCGACCTCATCGAGGCCGTAGTCGACCGGCTTCGCCCGCTGGCGCGCCTGCACGTGGTGCCGGGGGCCGACCACTCGTTCCGCGCCCCTCGGGAACCGCGGTCTCAGGAGGACCTCGGGCGAGCCATTGGCCGCATCGCAGGGGAGTTCATCCGCGAGCTCGTCAGTACGTGA
- the pip gene encoding prolyl aminopeptidase produces MRGLYPEIRPYEHGMLEVGDGNLVYWEACGNPHGKTAVVLHGGPGSGCTEWHRRLFDPSAYRVVLFDQRGCGRSLPHASEPDTDLASNNTSNLIADIERLRYYLGVARWLVFGGSWGSTLGLAYAERFPARVAEMILFGVTTGRRKEFDWLFRGGVAAFFPEEWERLRTAVPVGERDGDLVEAYHRLLHDPDPAVRRRAALAWCLWESATPAWPPTRGLARRFTDPAFAMAFARLVTHYVRHDAWIEDGSLLRGADGLIDTPGILVNGRFDFQAPIANAWELKHAWPRAELVIVDQAGHSPDNPSVTQELIRATDRFAALR; encoded by the coding sequence ATGCGAGGTCTGTATCCAGAGATCAGACCATACGAGCACGGCATGTTGGAGGTTGGTGACGGCAACCTCGTCTACTGGGAGGCGTGTGGCAATCCGCACGGGAAGACCGCCGTCGTTCTGCACGGCGGGCCGGGTTCCGGGTGTACGGAGTGGCACCGCAGGTTGTTCGATCCCAGCGCCTATCGCGTCGTGCTGTTTGATCAACGGGGCTGCGGGCGGAGTCTGCCGCACGCAAGCGAACCCGATACCGACTTGGCGAGCAACAACACGTCGAACCTGATAGCGGACATCGAGCGGTTGCGTTACTACCTGGGCGTCGCGCGGTGGTTAGTGTTCGGCGGATCATGGGGCAGCACGTTGGGGCTCGCCTACGCCGAGCGGTTCCCGGCTCGGGTCGCGGAGATGATCCTGTTTGGCGTCACAACTGGACGCCGCAAGGAGTTCGACTGGTTGTTCCGTGGCGGTGTGGCCGCATTCTTTCCCGAGGAGTGGGAACGCCTGCGGACCGCTGTGCCGGTTGGCGAGCGAGACGGCGATCTCGTCGAGGCATACCATAGACTGCTGCACGATCCAGACCCTGCGGTGCGCCGGCGGGCCGCGCTCGCGTGGTGTCTGTGGGAGTCCGCGACACCCGCGTGGCCGCCGACTCGTGGGTTGGCCCGCAGGTTCACCGATCCTGCGTTTGCCATGGCGTTTGCGCGTCTCGTTACCCATTACGTCCGACACGATGCGTGGATCGAAGACGGTAGCCTGCTCCGAGGCGCCGATGGGCTGATCGACACTCCTGGTATCCTCGTGAACGGGCGCTTTGACTTCCAGGCCCCGATTGCGAACGCATGGGAGCTCAAACACGCGTGGCCACGTGCCGAGCTCGTGATCGTTGACCAGGCGGGGCACTCTCCCGATAATCCGAGCGTCACCCAAGAACTGATCCGCGCAACCGATCGATTCGCTGCGCTCCGATAG
- a CDS encoding DoxX family protein — translation MSYALWIDQGLLALLFLFTGGIKLILPLDLLTKQMPLPGLFVRFVGVAEVFGALGLILPGVLRIRPSLTPLAAAGLVVVMVGATGFTLATGGGALAVIPLVVGLGAAFVGYGRWRLVPHVAGGGFASTGTRVAARPATTGSTPDC, via the coding sequence ATGAGCTACGCACTGTGGATCGACCAGGGGCTACTCGCGCTCCTGTTTCTGTTCACCGGCGGAATCAAGTTGATACTTCCGCTTGATCTGTTGACGAAGCAGATGCCGCTCCCGGGTCTGTTCGTGCGATTCGTTGGGGTGGCCGAGGTGTTTGGCGCGCTCGGCCTGATTCTTCCGGGCGTGCTGCGCATTCGACCGAGCCTAACACCGCTGGCGGCGGCGGGGTTGGTGGTCGTCATGGTTGGTGCGACCGGGTTCACGCTGGCCACGGGAGGTGGGGCGTTGGCGGTAATTCCGCTGGTGGTTGGGCTCGGCGCGGCGTTCGTCGGCTACGGCCGCTGGCGACTCGTGCCGCACGTCGCTGGCGGCGGATTTGCCTCCACGGGTACGAGGGTTGCGGCCAGGCCGGCCACTACAGGATCAACGCCAGACTGCTGA
- a CDS encoding VOC family protein has protein sequence MTTRTEYAHGEFSWVNLGTTDPASAKRFYGSLFGWECDDMPAGPEMTYTMCRLKSHYVAGLYGLDTRTLSQGVPPHWLPFINVRSADDVATKASQSGGRVLFGPNDVLDVGRSVAMQDPTGAHFAVWQAKKHVGAGVINEPGAMCWNELMTPDVGLARQFYSTTFGWTAELVDMSADSTYTIFKAGTTQVGGMMARPPQMKDIPPHWLTYFGVADCDGTAANVGELGGTVLRPPTDIPNIGRFAVCRDGQGAVFAVFKGA, from the coding sequence ATGACAACGAGAACGGAGTATGCACACGGCGAGTTTTCCTGGGTCAACCTCGGCACGACTGATCCCGCGTCCGCGAAGCGCTTCTACGGCAGCCTGTTCGGGTGGGAATGTGACGACATGCCCGCCGGACCGGAAATGACGTACACGATGTGCCGGTTGAAGAGCCACTACGTGGCGGGGTTGTATGGCTTGGATACGAGAACGTTGTCGCAAGGCGTCCCGCCGCACTGGCTTCCGTTCATCAATGTGAGGAGTGCGGACGACGTCGCGACGAAAGCGTCGCAGAGTGGCGGGAGGGTCCTGTTCGGTCCGAACGATGTCCTCGACGTCGGCCGGAGTGTGGCGATGCAGGATCCCACCGGCGCCCACTTCGCGGTATGGCAGGCGAAGAAGCATGTCGGCGCCGGGGTCATCAACGAACCCGGTGCGATGTGCTGGAATGAACTGATGACCCCTGACGTCGGCCTCGCACGGCAATTCTACTCCACGACATTCGGCTGGACCGCCGAGCTGGTCGATATGAGCGCGGATAGCACGTATACGATCTTCAAGGCTGGCACGACACAGGTCGGAGGCATGATGGCGCGACCGCCGCAGATGAAAGATATTCCCCCGCACTGGCTCACCTATTTTGGCGTTGCCGACTGCGACGGTACCGCCGCGAACGTCGGGGAGCTCGGCGGGACGGTACTCAGGCCGCCGACGGACATCCCGAACATCGGCCGCTTCGCGGTATGCAGGGATGGGCAGGGCGCGGTGTTCGCGGTCTTCAAGGGCGCCTGA
- a CDS encoding NAD-dependent epimerase/dehydratase family protein, protein MHLYSSVPNGMSVDAGVSGRPHTTGSTRRRSALVTGATGMVGRAIVHALLARGRSVCVLARDPARARVLFGASVSVAVGDLSAAASLRKACDGVGEIYHAAAELGFRNGTGAEIYETNVEGTRRLLEAAEASGVTQLVYTSSVAVYGDHLAQGTTEQTPVNASSAYGISKVRAERLIREAVTSGLRCMIVRPCIVYGPGDRYFIPQTVTTMRLPVIPLPDGGRHVVDLVHADDVAAAHLLVMEAGLHGEAYNVTDGCRYELRELIRWMSDALDRSPWCPSISPWVARRAVPLVRIVGRLAQIPEIAQLRQRDVDVFLGDYHFDIAKITALGYVPRIQARTEFPLALRAYARVGRSTRSDDLAPRPAGYVDDGSWSSAKRTASDSPIGGGSDGGAGNVGSR, encoded by the coding sequence ATGCACCTGTACAGCAGCGTGCCTAACGGGATGTCCGTCGATGCCGGTGTGAGCGGGCGGCCCCACACCACCGGGTCCACGAGGCGGCGATCCGCCCTGGTGACCGGAGCCACCGGCATGGTGGGGCGTGCGATCGTGCACGCGCTGCTGGCCCGTGGGCGCTCCGTGTGCGTGCTCGCACGCGACCCGGCGAGGGCCCGTGTCCTTTTTGGCGCATCGGTGTCTGTTGCCGTCGGCGACCTGAGCGCTGCGGCGAGCTTACGGAAGGCGTGCGACGGCGTCGGGGAGATCTACCACGCCGCGGCAGAACTGGGGTTTCGGAATGGCACTGGCGCGGAGATCTACGAGACCAATGTGGAAGGCACCCGGCGGCTTCTGGAGGCCGCGGAGGCGAGCGGAGTCACCCAGCTTGTGTACACGAGTTCAGTCGCAGTGTACGGTGACCATCTTGCGCAGGGGACCACCGAACAGACCCCCGTGAATGCGTCGTCGGCCTATGGGATCTCGAAAGTTCGGGCGGAACGCCTGATACGGGAGGCGGTGACAAGTGGACTCCGCTGCATGATCGTGCGTCCATGCATCGTATACGGCCCGGGCGACCGGTATTTCATCCCCCAAACGGTGACTACGATGCGCCTCCCCGTGATCCCCCTCCCGGACGGCGGGCGTCACGTGGTAGATCTGGTCCATGCGGATGATGTCGCGGCAGCTCATCTGCTGGTCATGGAGGCCGGACTTCACGGGGAAGCGTACAACGTGACGGACGGCTGCCGCTATGAGCTGCGGGAGTTGATCCGCTGGATGTCCGACGCGCTAGATCGGTCCCCGTGGTGTCCATCCATTTCTCCGTGGGTCGCCCGCCGCGCCGTGCCTCTGGTTCGTATTGTTGGCCGGTTGGCGCAGATTCCTGAGATAGCACAGCTGCGGCAGCGAGACGTCGACGTGTTCTTGGGTGACTATCACTTCGACATCGCCAAGATCACCGCGCTCGGCTACGTTCCACGCATCCAGGCACGCACCGAGTTCCCCTTGGCCCTCCGAGCGTATGCACGAGTAGGGCGGTCGACGCGATCCGACGACCTGGCGCCACGCCCCGCGGGGTACGTCGACGACGGTTCGTGGTCGAGCGCCAAGCGCACCGCGAGCGACAGCCCCATCGGCGGGGGCAGCGACGGCGGCGCCGGCAACGTGGGTTCGAGGTGA
- a CDS encoding molybdopterin-dependent oxidoreductase: MGSMRRTIRTMCPMNCHPTLCGMLVEVEDGRLIGVKGDPENPDSRGFLCIRGHASGEIIDNPKRLLAPLVRDRRDTGWRPVSWDEALDLIARRMQSAGREAVGLWQGHGHFANNYGTRIASQLLRRFANFYGCQWWHPAMICWGLGGFGIGLTGPIETNTKEDMGAHADLILLWGANLASQPNTGRHLAAAKRRGAWVVTVDVRHTEAAAQSNEVFVIRPGTDAALALAMMHVLVGEGLHHREFVEAHTVGFDQLREHVKAYTPEWAARETGLDADRIVALARRYGATRPSMILLGGSSMHKGANGWQGARAVACLPALTGNLGIPGGGFGPRHGAASHGQALGNITAMERRTAGRYIPNQMARITEALLDGRVRVLFLLGTDMLSSFADAERLAEGLARADLVVSHDLFMNDTARRFADVVLPATAWLEELGCKSTNTHLYLMPQVLDPPGEARSITWILRELGRRLGLADFFPWDTDEGPIDALLDHPATGRATVAALRAEGGMRALRISHVAHPDLSFPTPSRKIEFYSARAKALGLPALPVYTPLAASDRYPLIFRQGRTLTRFHSFYDHGQALPTLARLDPEPNLWISPDDAAARGLEDGAPIRIFNGRGEFHARAHVTDRILPGTVWMRDGWAGLNRLTSGVSAIPDEAVDTFDFSAGQAAFDAMVEVMRDTPPPAGEEG, encoded by the coding sequence ATGGGTTCGATGCGCCGGACGATCCGAACGATGTGCCCCATGAACTGCCATCCCACACTCTGCGGGATGCTCGTGGAGGTGGAGGACGGGCGACTCATCGGCGTCAAGGGCGATCCTGAGAACCCGGACAGCCGTGGGTTCCTGTGCATCCGCGGGCACGCTTCGGGGGAGATCATCGACAACCCGAAGCGGCTACTCGCGCCGCTGGTCCGCGACCGGAGAGACACCGGCTGGCGGCCGGTGAGCTGGGACGAGGCGCTCGACCTCATCGCGAGACGCATGCAATCGGCGGGGCGAGAGGCGGTGGGGCTGTGGCAGGGCCACGGCCACTTCGCCAACAACTACGGGACACGCATCGCTTCTCAGCTGTTGCGACGGTTTGCCAACTTCTACGGCTGCCAGTGGTGGCACCCGGCGATGATCTGCTGGGGGCTCGGGGGCTTCGGGATCGGACTCACCGGCCCCATCGAGACGAACACGAAGGAGGACATGGGCGCACATGCCGACCTGATCCTGCTGTGGGGGGCGAACCTGGCGAGCCAGCCGAATACCGGGCGCCATCTCGCGGCGGCGAAGCGCCGCGGGGCCTGGGTGGTGACCGTCGACGTTCGCCACACGGAGGCGGCGGCGCAATCGAACGAGGTGTTCGTGATCCGTCCGGGAACTGATGCGGCGCTCGCCTTGGCGATGATGCACGTGCTCGTCGGCGAGGGGCTCCATCATCGTGAGTTTGTGGAAGCGCACACGGTCGGGTTCGACCAGCTGAGGGAGCACGTCAAAGCCTATACCCCCGAGTGGGCGGCGCGCGAGACCGGGCTTGACGCCGATCGGATCGTGGCGCTCGCGCGCCGCTACGGCGCGACGCGGCCCTCGATGATCCTGCTCGGCGGCAGTTCGATGCATAAGGGCGCGAACGGGTGGCAGGGCGCACGGGCCGTCGCATGCCTGCCCGCGCTCACGGGAAACCTCGGCATACCCGGTGGCGGCTTCGGTCCGCGCCACGGCGCCGCAAGCCACGGCCAGGCGCTTGGGAACATCACCGCCATGGAACGGCGGACGGCCGGACGCTACATCCCGAACCAGATGGCCCGGATCACGGAGGCCCTGCTGGACGGCCGCGTCCGCGTGCTCTTCCTCCTCGGGACAGATATGCTCTCCTCCTTCGCGGACGCCGAGCGCCTGGCCGAGGGCCTCGCGCGTGCCGACCTGGTTGTTAGCCACGACCTCTTCATGAACGATACGGCGAGACGCTTCGCCGACGTGGTCCTCCCCGCCACGGCGTGGCTTGAGGAGCTGGGCTGCAAGAGCACCAACACCCATCTCTACCTGATGCCGCAGGTCCTCGACCCGCCCGGCGAGGCGCGGTCGATCACCTGGATCCTTCGGGAGCTGGGACGTCGCCTGGGTCTCGCGGACTTCTTCCCGTGGGACACAGACGAAGGGCCGATCGACGCGCTTCTCGATCATCCGGCCACGGGCCGCGCCACCGTTGCTGCGCTGCGTGCCGAGGGAGGGATGCGGGCTCTGCGCATCTCCCACGTCGCCCACCCTGATCTTTCCTTCCCGACCCCATCGCGCAAGATCGAGTTCTATTCGGCGCGAGCGAAGGCGCTTGGGCTCCCAGCCCTCCCAGTCTACACGCCGCTGGCCGCCTCCGACCGCTATCCATTGATCTTTCGCCAGGGACGGACGCTCACCAGGTTTCACAGTTTCTACGACCACGGCCAGGCGCTTCCAACGCTCGCGCGGCTCGACCCGGAGCCGAACCTGTGGATCTCGCCGGACGATGCCGCGGCGCGGGGTTTGGAGGACGGCGCACCGATCCGCATCTTCAACGGTCGGGGAGAGTTCCACGCTCGCGCGCACGTCACCGATCGAATTCTGCCCGGGACGGTATGGATGCGCGACGGCTGGGCGGGCCTGAACCGTCTCACATCAGGAGTATCGGCGATCCCCGATGAAGCCGTGGACACGTTCGACTTTTCCGCCGGTCAAGCCGCATTCGACGCCATGGTGGAAGTGATGCGGGATACGCCGCCTCCCGCCGGGGAGGAGGGATGA
- a CDS encoding CBS domain-containing protein, producing the protein MTRDVSKGRVRDWMAAPRPAITPRTTIATALRLLREHGSAALPVLDGAGVVGLVNETALLRFTPSEAVTVDAYELRELLDHVTVSRATTPVSAAVAPDTPLSAAAAAMRLACAPVLPVMDGDRLVGLLPWTQLLAAAAEDALRGNRPSGTAERGASAPFHL; encoded by the coding sequence ATGACACGTGACGTAAGCAAGGGGCGCGTTCGAGACTGGATGGCGGCTCCCCGGCCAGCGATCACGCCGCGGACCACGATCGCAACGGCGCTCCGGTTGCTCCGGGAGCACGGCAGCGCAGCGCTCCCCGTGCTCGACGGCGCGGGGGTGGTCGGGTTGGTGAACGAGACGGCGCTGCTCCGGTTTACTCCATCCGAGGCGGTCACGGTTGACGCGTACGAACTGCGGGAACTGCTCGACCACGTGACGGTGTCACGCGCCACCACGCCGGTGTCCGCGGCTGTGGCGCCGGACACACCGCTCTCCGCGGCCGCCGCGGCGATGCGCCTCGCGTGTGCACCGGTGTTGCCGGTGATGGACGGCGATCGTCTCGTCGGGTTACTGCCGTGGACGCAACTGCTCGCGGCGGCGGCCGAAGACGCTCTGCGAGGCAATCGCCCGTCGGGCACGGCCGAACGCGGAGCATCCGCACCGTTTCATCTGTGA
- a CDS encoding Crp/Fnr family transcriptional regulator, whose amino-acid sequence MPVDQSDDLLGPVALFRGLSPAARASVVRVSSRARAPRKALLFRQGDPAVAMYVLVRGKIKLTLVHQDGQEVIIQVIGHGDAFGTVAALRGTTYPVSAEATAPAEALVWDSRTIATLFARYPALVVNVLRIVTARMLEMQSRFSEQVADRAEQRLAQAVLRLADHAGRKVDGGVLLDMPLSRGDLAGLAGTTLYTASRIVSRWQLQGLIDAGRQRLLLRNPHGLVVLTERADPGAPRSKTSR is encoded by the coding sequence GTGCCCGTGGACCAGTCGGACGATCTTCTTGGGCCTGTCGCGCTGTTCCGGGGCCTCTCGCCGGCCGCCCGCGCGTCTGTCGTGCGAGTCTCTAGTCGGGCGCGGGCGCCCCGCAAGGCGCTGTTGTTCCGCCAGGGAGACCCTGCGGTCGCGATGTACGTGCTTGTCCGCGGCAAGATCAAGCTCACGCTCGTGCACCAGGACGGGCAGGAGGTGATCATCCAGGTGATCGGGCACGGTGACGCGTTTGGCACCGTCGCCGCGTTAAGGGGAACGACGTACCCCGTGTCGGCCGAAGCGACCGCTCCGGCGGAAGCACTGGTATGGGACAGTCGGACGATCGCCACCCTGTTCGCACGGTACCCTGCGCTTGTGGTCAACGTCCTTCGCATCGTGACCGCGCGGATGCTCGAGATGCAATCTCGGTTCTCCGAGCAGGTTGCGGATCGGGCGGAACAACGGCTCGCACAGGCCGTCCTGCGGTTGGCCGATCACGCCGGCCGCAAAGTGGACGGGGGCGTTCTGCTCGATATGCCGCTCTCGCGCGGAGATCTGGCCGGACTGGCCGGGACCACGCTGTACACCGCAAGTCGCATTGTCAGCCGGTGGCAGTTGCAGGGGCTCATCGACGCCGGCCGCCAGCGACTGCTGCTGCGCAATCCTCATGGCTTGGTGGTGTTGACGGAACGTGCCGATCCCGGGGCACCTCGGAGCAAGACATCACGTTGA
- a CDS encoding alpha/beta hydrolase, with protein sequence MTRDRTSAQDGGPQLKRRRDGQQWILDLAVKQTGRVQNFANDERDVPAEVKSYRMIPRTLYRDAKHAEAIARAALAAGHRETARSLFWRAAQTYREAQHAIFEDDQPEKRYFHGKLLECFDHVIALADYAIEKVEIPWEGRTISALLHLGGERGKAATILLLPGMDMTKEAAPNPLDNAFAARGMHVLVIDGPGQGVSNLRKLWVTVDNYERAAKAAVDYLTGRPEVDGERIGVCGVSFGSHWGPRVAAMDRRVRALATTHAVYGPKVSIFEEASPRFKQMFMYMAGMTDEDAFDAMAAQMTTAGYGTDVTCPTLLVTGEYDPLSHLEEAVALFEELGGPKELWVFENEFHRVSGKAGIAGLEIYPFLADWLRDALAGRFARDHRKMVLVPQRSGAGPYSGAVPSVYVPDREQGDPGR encoded by the coding sequence GTGACGAGGGACCGGACCAGCGCGCAGGATGGTGGGCCGCAATTGAAACGGCGGCGGGACGGCCAGCAGTGGATCTTGGATCTGGCGGTGAAGCAGACGGGTCGCGTGCAGAACTTCGCGAACGACGAGCGGGACGTGCCGGCCGAGGTGAAGAGCTACCGGATGATTCCACGGACACTCTACCGGGACGCGAAGCATGCGGAAGCGATCGCGCGGGCGGCGCTTGCAGCAGGGCACCGGGAGACCGCCCGGTCGCTGTTTTGGCGGGCGGCGCAGACGTACCGGGAGGCGCAGCACGCGATCTTCGAGGATGACCAACCCGAAAAGCGGTACTTCCACGGGAAGCTTCTGGAGTGCTTCGATCACGTGATCGCGCTGGCCGACTACGCGATCGAGAAGGTTGAGATCCCGTGGGAGGGGCGGACGATCAGCGCGCTCTTGCACCTCGGCGGAGAACGCGGGAAAGCGGCGACCATCCTCTTGCTGCCTGGCATGGATATGACGAAGGAAGCGGCCCCGAATCCGCTCGACAACGCATTCGCCGCACGGGGGATGCATGTTCTGGTGATCGACGGCCCTGGTCAGGGCGTGAGCAATCTCCGGAAGCTCTGGGTGACCGTCGACAACTACGAACGAGCGGCGAAGGCGGCTGTTGACTACTTGACGGGGCGCCCCGAGGTCGACGGGGAGCGCATCGGCGTGTGTGGTGTGAGCTTCGGATCGCACTGGGGGCCTCGCGTCGCCGCGATGGATCGGCGCGTGCGCGCCCTCGCCACCACCCACGCGGTGTACGGGCCGAAGGTGTCGATCTTCGAGGAAGCCTCGCCGCGGTTCAAGCAGATGTTCATGTACATGGCGGGCATGACCGACGAAGACGCGTTCGACGCGATGGCGGCGCAGATGACGACCGCCGGGTACGGCACGGACGTCACGTGCCCGACGCTGCTGGTCACGGGCGAGTACGATCCGCTGTCGCACCTGGAGGAAGCGGTCGCGCTGTTCGAGGAGCTCGGCGGTCCCAAAGAGCTTTGGGTGTTTGAGAACGAGTTTCACCGCGTCTCGGGGAAGGCGGGGATTGCGGGGTTGGAAATCTACCCGTTTCTTGCGGACTGGCTGCGGGACGCGCTCGCCGGGCGGTTTGCACGCGATCATCGGAAGATGGTGCTCGTGCCGCAACGCAGCGGTGCGGGGCCATATAGTGGGGCGGTGCCATCTGTGTACGTGCCGGACCGCGAACAGGGTGATCCCGGGCGGTGA
- a CDS encoding DUF1858 domain-containing protein, which translates to MSSEACMRSPCVRRFVPAQRHPRTGWIPSRRMLSPTMLARLPVAEVLRRWPRTARVFIHRRMACVGCPIARFESVADVAEAYHISPTELVDALRRACG; encoded by the coding sequence ATGTCGTCGGAAGCGTGCATGCGATCTCCGTGCGTACGGCGCTTTGTTCCAGCGCAAAGACATCCCCGCACGGGTTGGATACCCTCGAGGCGTATGCTCTCGCCCACGATGCTTGCCCGTCTCCCCGTTGCCGAGGTGTTGCGGCGTTGGCCGCGGACCGCGCGCGTGTTTATCCATCGTCGTATGGCGTGCGTGGGCTGCCCGATTGCACGGTTCGAGTCGGTGGCGGACGTGGCCGAAGCCTACCATATTTCTCCGACCGAACTGGTCGATGCGTTGCGCCGCGCCTGCGGATGA
- the sixA gene encoding phosphohistidine phosphatase SixA, with translation MRLYLVHHAEAKREDEDPARPLTALGVQDARRVARYATKQGRVRVGRIFHSGKTRAEQTARVWAESLLDAQVVHVDDLGPQADPTIWAERLATETSDVMLVGHFPHLARLAARLLCAHDGEVLTPFNGGITCLERTGLGRWAIHWMLAPDVIDDESGR, from the coding sequence ATGCGACTGTACTTGGTTCACCATGCCGAGGCGAAACGAGAAGACGAAGACCCTGCCCGGCCTCTCACAGCGCTGGGCGTGCAGGACGCCCGCAGGGTCGCCCGCTATGCTACGAAGCAGGGACGTGTGCGCGTCGGCCGGATCTTCCACAGCGGCAAGACTCGTGCGGAGCAAACGGCCAGGGTCTGGGCGGAATCTCTGCTCGATGCCCAGGTTGTCCACGTCGATGATCTCGGCCCGCAGGCTGACCCGACGATCTGGGCAGAGCGCCTGGCCACGGAGACCAGCGATGTGATGCTCGTCGGCCACTTCCCCCATCTGGCGAGGCTCGCGGCGCGACTCCTGTGTGCGCACGATGGCGAGGTATTGACGCCGTTCAACGGCGGGATCACCTGCTTGGAACGGACCGGTTTGGGTCGCTGGGCGATCCACTGGATGCTCGCTCCCGACGTCATTGACGATGAATCAGGCCGGTGA